From Roseburia hominis, the proteins below share one genomic window:
- a CDS encoding ATP-dependent Clp protease ATP-binding subunit has translation MTDNQYTRQAQEALNTAKKIAEELQHPYIGTEHLLLGLKKIYTGVAGQVLDKNKVEEEPMAKAMDMLVSTPAGGTFSRRKLEQSPRLAYILEESRNEAARFHSKKIGTEHMLLAMLKDSDCVGTRMLMTLGINMQKLFQDLLVSMGVDPKEYMQMQKESEGQGGMLEQYSTDLTMEARDGRLDPVIGRQDEITRIMQILSRRTKNNPCLVGEPGVGKTAIVEGLAMQIADGIVPDSMKDKRILVLDLPGMIAGSKYRGEFEERMKRLIREVTSSGNVILFLDELHTIIGAGGAEGAIDASNILKPALARGEMQLIGATTLTEYRKYIEKDAALERRFQPVTVEEPDEEQCLHILTGLKPKYEAHHNVEVEEAALVAAVHLSCRYINDRFLPDKAIDVLDESCSKVKLRGFKIPANIQKMEELLKTLGIEKEECIKSGNMEEASLIHKEQKELRTKLEQAKKRFDKQNENRKVNVTEEDIAEVISAWTRIPLSRLNESESTRLQKLEKILEKRVIGQSEAVHALARAVKRGRVGLKDPSRPIGSFLFLGPTGVGKTELSKALAEALFGNEEDMIRVDMSEYMEKHSVAKMIGSPPGYVGHEEGGQLSEKVRRNPYSVILFDEIEKAHPDVFNILLQVLDDGHITDSQGRKVDFRNTVIIMTSNAGAKAIVEPKKLGFNYQEDAAGDYKRMKSNVMDEVKQLFRPEFLNRIDEIIVFHPLGEADMKRIVGLMCGEVVKRAKEQLDITLVIRDSVKKHIAETGSDKKYGARPLRRAVQSQLEDKLAEALLAGEIRRGQKVTAGISKNEIRFTVSETEA, from the coding sequence ATGACAGACAATCAATATACCAGACAGGCACAGGAAGCCTTGAATACGGCGAAGAAAATAGCGGAGGAGCTGCAGCATCCGTATATAGGGACAGAGCATCTTCTTCTGGGACTCAAAAAGATTTATACAGGGGTTGCCGGACAGGTTCTGGATAAGAACAAGGTCGAGGAAGAGCCGATGGCAAAAGCGATGGATATGCTGGTATCCACTCCGGCGGGAGGGACTTTTTCCAGACGGAAGCTGGAGCAGAGCCCGAGACTTGCTTACATTTTGGAAGAAAGCAGGAATGAAGCGGCGCGTTTTCATTCCAAAAAGATCGGAACCGAGCATATGCTTCTGGCCATGCTGAAAGATTCGGATTGCGTGGGTACAAGAATGCTTATGACTCTGGGAATCAATATGCAGAAATTGTTCCAGGATCTTCTGGTATCCATGGGAGTGGACCCCAAGGAATACATGCAGATGCAAAAAGAAAGTGAAGGACAGGGCGGGATGCTGGAGCAATACAGCACCGATCTGACTATGGAAGCCCGTGACGGCAGGCTGGACCCGGTGATCGGCCGACAGGACGAGATCACGCGAATCATGCAGATCCTGAGCCGCAGGACAAAGAATAACCCCTGTCTTGTAGGAGAGCCGGGAGTTGGAAAGACCGCGATCGTAGAAGGACTTGCCATGCAGATTGCAGACGGGATCGTACCGGACAGCATGAAAGATAAGAGGATACTTGTACTGGATCTTCCGGGTATGATCGCAGGTTCCAAGTACCGTGGGGAATTTGAAGAGAGAATGAAGCGGTTGATTCGTGAGGTGACATCTTCGGGGAATGTGATCTTGTTCCTCGATGAACTCCATACGATTATCGGAGCGGGCGGTGCGGAAGGCGCGATCGATGCCTCCAATATTCTGAAACCGGCGCTTGCACGGGGAGAGATGCAGCTCATCGGCGCGACCACCCTGACGGAGTACCGCAAGTATATTGAAAAAGATGCGGCGCTGGAGAGAAGATTCCAGCCTGTCACGGTGGAGGAACCGGACGAGGAGCAGTGTCTTCACATCCTCACCGGCTTAAAGCCAAAATACGAGGCACATCATAATGTAGAGGTAGAGGAGGCAGCCCTTGTGGCGGCCGTACATTTGTCATGCCGCTATATTAATGACAGATTTCTGCCGGATAAGGCGATCGATGTGCTTGATGAGAGCTGTTCCAAGGTAAAATTACGTGGTTTTAAGATTCCGGCCAATATCCAGAAGATGGAAGAGCTTTTAAAGACACTGGGAATAGAAAAGGAAGAATGTATCAAATCCGGCAATATGGAGGAGGCGTCCCTGATCCACAAGGAGCAGAAGGAGCTTCGCACCAAGCTGGAACAGGCGAAAAAGCGGTTCGATAAGCAGAATGAGAACCGCAAAGTAAATGTGACGGAAGAGGACATTGCGGAAGTAATCTCTGCATGGACCCGGATTCCGCTCAGCCGCCTGAACGAATCTGAGAGTACGCGTCTTCAGAAGCTGGAGAAGATTCTGGAGAAGCGCGTGATCGGTCAAAGTGAGGCGGTCCATGCACTTGCACGGGCTGTAAAACGTGGAAGAGTGGGTCTTAAAGACCCGTCACGTCCAATCGGTTCCTTCTTATTCCTTGGCCCCACAGGTGTGGGAAAGACCGAACTTTCCAAGGCGCTTGCGGAGGCGCTGTTTGGCAACGAGGAAGACATGATCCGTGTGGATATGTCGGAATATATGGAGAAGCACAGTGTGGCGAAGATGATCGGCTCTCCTCCGGGATATGTGGGACATGAAGAGGGAGGACAGCTCAGCGAGAAAGTGCGCCGCAATCCATATTCGGTGATCTTGTTTGATGAGATAGAGAAGGCACACCCGGATGTGTTCAATATTCTTTTGCAGGTCCTCGACGATGGACATATCACGGATTCCCAGGGAAGAAAGGTGGATTTCCGCAACACGGTGATTATTATGACGTCTAATGCGGGAGCAAAAGCGATCGTTGAGCCGAAGAAGTTAGGCTTTAACTATCAGGAAGATGCGGCGGGGGACTATAAGCGTATGAAGAGCAATGTGATGGATGAGGTGAAGCAGCTCTTCCGTCCGGAATTTTTGAATCGTATCGATGAGATCATCGTATTCCACCCACTGGGCGAAGCGGACATGAAACGGATCGTGGGACTGATGTGCGGCGAGGTAGTAAAGAGGGCAAAAGAGCAGCTTGATATCACGCTTGTCATCCGTGATTCGGTTAAAAAGCATATTGCAGAGACCGGAAGCGACAAGAAGTATGGGGCAAGACCACTCCGACGTGCAGTGCAGAGCCAGTTGGAGGATAAACTGGCAGAGGCTTTGCTGGCAGGAGAGATAAGAAGGGGACAGAAAGTGACTGCGGGAATTTCTAAAAATGAGATTCGGTTCACTGTCTCAGAGACAGAAGCATAG
- a CDS encoding GntR family transcriptional regulator, protein MLIEIDFNSDEAIYMQLRNQIIMGIATSMIHEGDPLPSVRQLADNIGINMHTVNKAYNVLRQEGFIQLDRRKGAVICIDVNKLQALEDMKEQLRILLAKGSCKRITKEEVHALVDEIYAEYGC, encoded by the coding sequence ATGCTGATAGAAATTGATTTTAACAGTGACGAAGCCATTTATATGCAGCTCCGCAATCAGATCATTATGGGAATAGCTACCTCCATGATTCATGAAGGCGATCCCCTTCCTTCCGTGCGTCAGTTAGCCGACAACATCGGAATCAACATGCACACGGTCAATAAGGCATACAATGTATTGCGGCAGGAAGGTTTTATTCAATTAGACCGCCGAAAAGGCGCCGTGATCTGCATTGATGTGAACAAATTGCAGGCGCTTGAGGATATGAAGGAACAACTTCGCATTCTGCTGGCGAAGGGAAGCTGTAAGCGCATCACGAAAGAGGAAGTACATGCTTTGGTGGATGAGATTTATGCCGAATACGGCTGCTGA
- a CDS encoding sigma-70 family RNA polymerase sigma factor, translating into MDEGMILARIKNKEEAALEELLESYGGYITGVASKILLPYMCQEDVQEVVNDTFYSLWIHSENIDLSRGSLKTYLTAIARNRARNKFRESPREVPLREQDTVEVDELFEKMVQKERAAIIGQALRTLKEEEREILIRYYFFYQDTKEIAELLNMRVNTVKSKLRRGRKKLEKQLKERREEL; encoded by the coding sequence ATGGACGAAGGTATGATACTCGCACGTATTAAAAATAAAGAAGAGGCGGCATTGGAGGAGCTACTGGAATCATATGGAGGTTATATCACCGGAGTCGCCTCAAAAATTTTGTTGCCCTATATGTGTCAGGAAGACGTCCAGGAGGTCGTAAATGATACATTTTACAGTCTGTGGATACACAGTGAAAATATAGATTTAAGTAGAGGCAGTTTGAAAACCTATCTGACAGCAATCGCCAGGAATCGTGCAAGAAATAAATTTCGCGAATCTCCCCGGGAAGTGCCGCTTCGGGAGCAGGATACCGTAGAAGTCGACGAGCTGTTTGAGAAAATGGTACAAAAAGAACGAGCCGCGATCATCGGACAGGCCCTAAGAACACTAAAGGAAGAAGAAAGAGAAATTCTGATCAGGTATTATTTTTTCTATCAGGATACCAAAGAAATTGCGGAGCTTTTGAATATGAGGGTCAATACGGTCAAATCAAAACTCCGCAGAGGAAGAAAAAAGCTGGAAAAACAGTTAAAGGAAAGGAGAGAAGAATTATGA
- the glmM gene encoding phosphoglucosamine mutase, with translation MGKYFGTDGFRGEANAVLTVEHAFKVGRFLGWYYGQDHKARVVIGKDTRRSSYMFEYALAAGLTASGADAYLLHVTTTPSVSYVTRTEDFDCGIMISASHNPYYDNGIKVINGKGHKLEAEVEEKIEAYIDGVTGEIPLAQKENIGKTIDHAAGRNRYIGHLISLATRSFKDMRIGLDCANGSAFAIAKSVYDALGAKTYVINNEPDGTNINTNCGSTHIEVLQNFVKEKKLDVGFAYDGDADRCIAVDENGNVVDGDLILYICGKYLKDHGQLNDNTIVTTVMSNIGLYKACDKVGLRYEKTRVGDKYVYENMMTNGYVLGGEQSGHIIFSKHARTGDGILTSLMIMEVIMETKMSLSKLAEPVTIYPQLLKNVRVSDKKTARENPQVVKAVEEVASALGDDGRILVRESGTEPVIRVMVEATTDELCEKYVNQVIQVMEAEGLVVA, from the coding sequence ATGGGAAAATATTTTGGAACAGATGGTTTTCGTGGCGAAGCAAATGCAGTACTTACTGTAGAACATGCGTTTAAGGTGGGTCGTTTCCTGGGCTGGTATTACGGACAGGATCACAAGGCGAGAGTCGTGATCGGAAAAGATACCAGAAGAAGCAGTTATATGTTTGAGTACGCCCTCGCTGCAGGACTTACCGCTTCCGGAGCCGACGCTTATCTTCTTCATGTTACAACAACCCCAAGTGTATCCTATGTGACCAGAACAGAGGATTTCGATTGCGGAATCATGATCTCTGCCAGCCACAATCCGTACTATGACAACGGTATCAAAGTGATCAACGGCAAGGGGCACAAGCTGGAGGCTGAGGTCGAGGAGAAGATCGAGGCATACATCGACGGTGTTACCGGCGAGATTCCACTTGCGCAGAAAGAAAATATCGGAAAGACGATCGACCATGCGGCAGGAAGAAACCGTTATATTGGTCATCTGATCTCTCTTGCCACACGTTCCTTCAAGGATATGCGGATCGGACTGGACTGTGCGAACGGAAGTGCTTTTGCAATCGCCAAGAGCGTTTACGATGCACTTGGAGCAAAGACTTATGTGATCAATAATGAGCCGGATGGAACCAATATCAATACAAACTGCGGTTCCACGCACATTGAGGTGCTACAGAATTTCGTGAAAGAGAAAAAGCTGGACGTAGGTTTCGCTTACGACGGAGATGCAGACCGCTGTATCGCAGTCGATGAGAATGGCAATGTAGTCGACGGAGATCTGATCCTTTACATTTGCGGAAAGTACTTAAAAGATCACGGACAGTTAAACGACAATACCATCGTAACGACAGTTATGTCCAATATCGGTCTGTACAAGGCCTGCGATAAAGTAGGACTTCGCTATGAAAAAACCCGCGTAGGCGACAAATATGTTTACGAAAATATGATGACGAACGGTTATGTTCTCGGCGGCGAGCAGTCCGGTCACATCATTTTCAGCAAACACGCAAGAACCGGCGACGGTATCCTGACCTCTCTTATGATCATGGAGGTTATTATGGAGACGAAGATGAGTCTTAGCAAACTCGCTGAGCCGGTCACAATCTACCCGCAGCTTCTTAAAAATGTGCGCGTATCCGACAAAAAGACCGCTCGCGAGAACCCGCAGGTAGTAAAAGCCGTAGAGGAAGTAGCATCAGCCCTCGGCGACGACGGCCGCATTCTGGTACGCGAGAGCGGAACCGAGCCGGTAATCCGCGTCATGGTAGAGGCTACAACCGACGAACTCTGTGAAAAATACGTAAACCAGGTAATCCAGGTGATGGAGGCCGAAGGTTTGGTGGTAGCATAG
- the trpS gene encoding tryptophan--tRNA ligase, protein MENIILTGDRPTGRLHVGHYVGSLRRRVELQNSGEYDKIFIMIADAQALTDNADNPEKVRQNIIEVALDYLACGLDPEKSTLFIQSQVPELTELTFYYMNLVTVSRLQRNPTVKSEIQMRNFEASIPVGFFTYPISQASDITAFKATTVPVGDDQLPMIEQCREIVHKFNSVYGETLVMPKALIPENESCCRLPGIDGKAKMSKSLGNCIYLADTEEEVQKKIMSMFTDPNHLKVSDPGEVEGNPVFIYLDAFCRDEHFAKYLPDYQNLDELKAHYRRGGLGDVKVKRFLNSVMQEELAPIRARRKELEKRIPEIYEILRKGSIEAEKVAAETLREVKEAMKINYFDDMELINEQAKKYGEEK, encoded by the coding sequence ATGGAAAATATTATTTTAACAGGCGACAGACCAACAGGACGTCTTCATGTGGGACATTATGTGGGGTCCTTAAGGCGCAGGGTGGAATTACAGAATTCCGGTGAGTATGATAAAATCTTTATTATGATCGCAGATGCGCAGGCACTTACGGATAATGCAGATAATCCCGAGAAGGTACGTCAGAATATCATCGAAGTAGCGCTGGATTATCTGGCGTGCGGGCTGGATCCGGAGAAATCTACCTTATTTATCCAGTCTCAGGTACCGGAGCTGACGGAACTCACATTTTATTATATGAATCTGGTGACAGTGTCCCGTCTTCAGAGAAACCCAACGGTGAAATCCGAGATCCAGATGCGGAATTTTGAGGCAAGTATCCCGGTCGGGTTCTTTACTTACCCGATCAGCCAGGCCTCTGATATCACTGCATTTAAAGCGACTACCGTACCGGTAGGGGACGATCAGCTTCCGATGATCGAGCAGTGCAGGGAGATCGTGCATAAGTTCAACAGTGTGTACGGTGAGACCTTAGTGATGCCAAAAGCATTGATCCCGGAAAACGAGAGCTGCTGCCGGCTTCCGGGTATCGACGGAAAAGCCAAGATGAGCAAGTCTCTCGGAAACTGCATTTACCTTGCGGACACCGAAGAGGAAGTACAGAAAAAGATCATGAGCATGTTCACGGACCCGAATCATCTGAAGGTTTCCGATCCGGGAGAGGTAGAAGGGAATCCGGTATTTATCTATCTGGACGCATTTTGCCGGGACGAACATTTTGCAAAATATCTGCCGGATTATCAGAATCTGGACGAACTGAAAGCACATTACCGCAGAGGTGGCCTGGGCGATGTGAAAGTAAAACGTTTCCTGAATTCTGTGATGCAGGAGGAGCTTGCACCAATCCGCGCCAGAAGAAAAGAATTGGAAAAACGAATTCCTGAGATTTACGAGATTCTGCGAAAGGGAAGTATAGAAGCAGAAAAGGTCGCTGCCGAGACGCTTCGAGAGGTCAAAGAAGCCATGAAGATCAACTATTTTGACGACATGGAACTGATTAACGAGCAGGCGAAGAAGTACGGCGAAGAGAAATAA
- a CDS encoding 4Fe-4S binding protein, which yields MGFDEFLSICPAYSALRTYISDTAFEPVSFAAGNEEIAVIALPSYGGRVPALAAERLKKVQGNGMPCVLLCVYGNRAYEDTLVEMEDLAKACGFSVVAAVAAVAEHSIMHQYAAGRPDATDEKNMKEIGAKILEKLSGSLVSDSFVIPGNRPYKKAGGVGLVPKADSACVNCGLCANQCPADAIDNTNLKTADKTKCISCMRCVVKCPKNARNVNSAMVAAASLALKKACSVRKECEYYL from the coding sequence ATGGGTTTTGATGAATTCCTATCAATTTGTCCAGCATATTCGGCTCTACGCACATACATATCCGATACAGCATTTGAACCTGTCAGTTTTGCCGCAGGTAACGAAGAGATTGCCGTTATTGCGCTTCCCTCCTATGGCGGACGGGTTCCCGCATTGGCGGCTGAGCGCTTAAAAAAAGTGCAGGGAAACGGTATGCCCTGTGTATTACTTTGCGTTTATGGAAACCGTGCCTACGAGGACACTCTGGTCGAAATGGAAGATTTGGCAAAGGCCTGCGGCTTTTCTGTAGTGGCCGCAGTTGCGGCAGTAGCAGAGCATTCTATCATGCATCAATATGCGGCAGGGCGCCCTGATGCAACAGATGAAAAGAATATGAAAGAAATCGGTGCAAAAATCCTTGAAAAGTTATCCGGATCTCTTGTAAGCGACAGTTTTGTTATTCCCGGGAATCGTCCGTACAAAAAAGCCGGCGGCGTAGGGCTTGTGCCAAAAGCAGATTCTGCTTGTGTAAACTGTGGATTGTGCGCCAATCAATGTCCTGCAGACGCCATTGACAATACAAATCTCAAAACAGCGGATAAAACGAAATGCATCTCCTGCATGCGCTGTGTAGTCAAATGTCCAAAAAATGCAAGAAATGTCAACAGTGCAATGGTAGCCGCCGCTTCGCTTGCACTCAAAAAAGCCTGTTCTGTCCGCAAGGAATGTGAGTACTATCTCTAA
- the mscL gene encoding large conductance mechanosensitive channel protein MscL, with protein MAAKGFIGEFKEFISRGNVMDMAVGVIIGGAFSAIVSSLTEDIISPILGLFGGMNFDKLSVNIMGEVTLNYGKFITAIVNFLIMALVIFLIMKAINAMNQAAAKMSHHQEEAAAPTTKICPYCKSEIPIDAVRCAHCTSELTE; from the coding sequence ATGGCAGCAAAAGGTTTTATTGGAGAGTTCAAAGAATTTATCAGTCGCGGAAACGTGATGGATATGGCAGTTGGTGTTATTATTGGAGGTGCCTTTTCCGCGATTGTCAGCTCACTGACGGAGGATATTATTTCTCCAATTCTTGGACTTTTCGGAGGAATGAACTTTGATAAGCTTTCCGTGAATATTATGGGAGAGGTGACGCTTAACTATGGTAAATTCATTACGGCGATAGTGAATTTCCTGATTATGGCGCTCGTCATTTTCCTTATCATGAAAGCAATCAATGCGATGAATCAGGCAGCGGCTAAGATGTCACACCATCAGGAAGAAGCAGCGGCTCCGACAACAAAGATTTGTCCCTATTGCAAATCCGAGATTCCGATCGACGCAGTAAGATGCGCACATTGTACTTCTGAACTTACAGAGTAG
- a CDS encoding putative manganese transporter has product MELLIDIIMDAALDTAKLIPFLFLTYLAMEYLENKAGEKTVEFLLGAGKKGPLIGGILGVVPQCGFSAAAANLYSGGVITVGTLIAVFLSTSDEMLPILLSERTKVSAILLILGGKMTAGVVAGIIVDFVVRMRHKGEQRGLHIHEICERDHCHCEEGSILKSAFTHSVQIVLFIFVITLALNGLVEWIGMERIVRMISSYPFVSIFLTALVGLIPNCAASVAITTFYLEGVLSAGSMFAGLLSCAGIGLLVLFRTHRNWKVNLQIMGCLYVISVVCGILVEFVIR; this is encoded by the coding sequence ATGGAATTACTAATAGACATTATCATGGATGCGGCTTTGGATACGGCGAAGCTAATACCTTTTTTATTCCTGACCTATCTTGCAATGGAATATCTGGAAAATAAGGCAGGGGAGAAGACGGTGGAATTCCTTCTTGGTGCAGGAAAGAAAGGGCCGTTGATTGGCGGAATTCTGGGAGTAGTCCCACAGTGCGGTTTTTCTGCCGCCGCCGCGAATCTCTATTCCGGCGGCGTGATCACGGTGGGAACGCTGATCGCAGTATTTTTGTCTACCTCAGATGAGATGCTCCCGATTCTGCTCTCAGAGCGAACGAAGGTATCCGCTATTCTTCTGATTCTGGGAGGCAAAATGACCGCGGGGGTCGTAGCCGGTATCATAGTGGATTTTGTGGTGCGGATGCGGCACAAAGGGGAGCAAAGAGGACTTCATATCCACGAAATCTGCGAGAGAGACCACTGCCATTGCGAAGAGGGAAGCATTTTGAAATCAGCATTTACTCATTCGGTACAGATCGTTCTGTTCATTTTTGTAATCACGTTGGCATTAAATGGGCTGGTGGAATGGATCGGAATGGAACGGATCGTCAGAATGATTTCCAGTTATCCGTTTGTCAGCATTTTCCTTACAGCCCTCGTGGGGCTGATTCCCAACTGCGCGGCTTCCGTTGCCATCACAACCTTCTATCTGGAAGGAGTGTTATCTGCCGGAAGTATGTTCGCAGGCCTTTTGTCCTGTGCAGGGATCGGACTGTTGGTTTTGTTTCGTACACATAGAAACTGGAAAGTGAACTTGCAAATCATGGGGTGTCTTTATGTAATCAGTGTAGTCTGTGGGATTTTGGTGGAATTTGTGATCCGGTGA
- a CDS encoding heavy metal translocating P-type ATPase has translation MTKKQKNMLYRIIIAAVIYIPLFVMEHMGKLEFETTFPISFLLFMVPYVIVGWDIVYRAVRNISHGQVFDENFLMCIATFGALGVQEYSEAVAVMLFYQIGELFQGYAVGKSRQSISEMMDICPEYANIEVDGQLKQVDPDDVSVGDIIVVKAGERIPLDGVVVSGTSFVDTSALTGESVPRKVGEGSEIISGCVNGSGLLKVKTTKEFDDSTVAKILELVENASSKKAKVENFITKFAKYYTPFVVCAAVVLAIFPPLVLSQPFGEWLKRACIFLVISCPCALVISVPLGFFGGIGAASRQGVLVKGSNYLEVLSEMKTIVFDKTGTLTKGEFAVSKILPGEECKEEELLEMAALAEGFSDHPVAGALKNAYVERVSSALSMERVADAREIPGHGIMARIDGNLVCAGNAKLMEKEGVWYEANPEPGTVVYLAKDGIYMGSIVISDTVKPEARQAISQLRRSGVAKTVMLTGDRREVGEAVAHELGIDQVYTDLLPGDKVDKVESLLSELGEKERLGFVGDGINDAPVLGRADIGIAMGSMGSDAAIEAADIVLMDDDIMKISAVMRIARQTLKIVKQNIVFALLVKAAVLLLGALGMANMWEAVFADVGVSVIAILNSMRTLKVK, from the coding sequence ATGACAAAAAAACAGAAAAACATGCTTTATCGTATTATAATAGCAGCCGTGATCTACATTCCACTTTTTGTGATGGAGCATATGGGGAAGCTGGAATTTGAGACAACATTTCCGATAAGCTTCCTTCTGTTTATGGTTCCATACGTGATCGTTGGGTGGGATATCGTATACCGGGCAGTGAGAAATATCAGCCACGGCCAGGTATTTGACGAGAATTTCCTCATGTGCATTGCCACATTCGGGGCGCTGGGCGTGCAGGAATATTCTGAGGCGGTGGCCGTGATGCTATTCTATCAGATCGGCGAACTGTTCCAGGGGTATGCAGTCGGCAAATCCCGCCAGTCGATCAGCGAGATGATGGACATTTGCCCGGAGTACGCCAATATCGAAGTGGACGGACAGCTAAAGCAGGTAGATCCCGATGATGTCAGTGTGGGCGATATCATCGTAGTCAAAGCCGGTGAACGGATCCCGCTCGATGGCGTTGTGGTGTCGGGAACCTCCTTTGTGGATACCTCTGCCCTCACGGGTGAGTCCGTACCGCGCAAGGTGGGCGAGGGCTCCGAGATTATCAGCGGCTGCGTGAACGGAAGCGGACTTCTGAAGGTAAAAACGACGAAAGAATTCGACGATTCCACGGTGGCAAAGATCCTGGAACTGGTGGAGAATGCGAGCAGCAAAAAGGCAAAGGTGGAGAATTTTATCACCAAATTTGCAAAATATTATACGCCGTTTGTCGTATGTGCGGCTGTGGTGCTTGCCATTTTTCCGCCGCTTGTGCTTTCCCAGCCTTTTGGGGAATGGCTGAAGAGAGCATGCATTTTCCTTGTAATTTCCTGCCCGTGTGCGTTGGTGATTTCTGTGCCGCTGGGCTTCTTTGGGGGAATCGGAGCGGCGTCGAGACAGGGCGTTCTGGTCAAGGGAAGTAACTACCTGGAAGTGTTGTCCGAGATGAAGACCATCGTATTTGACAAGACAGGGACGCTGACCAAAGGCGAATTCGCTGTCTCAAAGATCCTTCCAGGCGAGGAATGTAAGGAGGAGGAGCTTTTGGAAATGGCGGCGCTGGCGGAAGGATTTTCTGACCATCCGGTGGCGGGCGCGCTGAAAAACGCCTATGTGGAGCGTGTGTCATCTGCGCTTTCCATGGAACGTGTCGCAGATGCCAGAGAAATCCCGGGACACGGTATCATGGCCAGAATCGATGGAAATCTCGTCTGTGCCGGCAACGCCAAATTGATGGAAAAAGAGGGCGTCTGGTACGAGGCGAATCCGGAGCCGGGAACCGTGGTGTACCTTGCAAAAGATGGAATCTATATGGGGTCCATCGTGATATCCGACACCGTAAAACCGGAAGCAAGGCAGGCAATTTCCCAATTGAGGCGAAGCGGAGTCGCAAAAACGGTCATGCTCACCGGAGACCGCAGGGAGGTCGGCGAGGCCGTAGCTCATGAGCTTGGTATTGATCAGGTTTATACGGATCTGCTCCCCGGAGATAAGGTTGACAAAGTGGAAAGCCTGCTTTCGGAACTTGGAGAGAAGGAACGTCTCGGTTTCGTGGGAGATGGAATCAATGATGCTCCGGTCCTTGGCCGTGCAGATATAGGAATCGCCATGGGAAGCATGGGTTCTGACGCCGCGATCGAAGCGGCAGATATCGTGCTGATGGATGACGATATCATGAAGATCTCTGCGGTAATGCGTATTGCTAGACAGACCTTGAAGATCGTAAAGCAGAATATCGTATTTGCACTTCTTGTTAAAGCGGCAGTCCTGCTCCTGGGCGCACTTGGCATGGCAAATATGTGGGAAGCGGTGTTTGCGGATGTTGGTGTATCCGTAATTGCGATCCTGAATTCGATGCGGACGCTTAAGGTGAAATAG
- a CDS encoding cation transporter — protein sequence MKKKFKLVDLDCANCAAKMENAIKKIDGVTDANVSFMMQKMTIEADDARFDEIMQEVVRVCKKVEPDCQIQM from the coding sequence ATGAAGAAAAAATTCAAACTGGTAGATTTAGACTGTGCGAACTGCGCTGCAAAGATGGAGAATGCCATCAAGAAAATAGATGGTGTGACCGACGCGAATGTGAGCTTCATGATGCAGAAGATGACGATTGAAGCCGACGACGCCAGATTTGACGAGATCATGCAGGAAGTAGTAAGGGTCTGCAAGAAGGTGGAGCCGGATTGCCAGATCCAGATGTAA